The following is a genomic window from Amycolatopsis cihanbeyliensis.
CCGAGGCCGGGTAGCTCGAATCCCGCGGGCCGGGAGTAGTTGCGCACCAGGCCACCGGCCGGATCCACGAAACGGCGGCCGAGCAGGCCGTAGGTCCACTCCGTCGCCGCGGCGCCGTGCCGCTCGCCCGCGCCGAGCAGCACCGCGAGGTCGATCGGGCCCGGTTCGGTGGTGTGCAGGTCGGCGGCCAGCAGGTTGGTCAGGCCCGGTGCCAGGCCCACGCTCAGCAGCAGCGGCGCGGCAGGCGTCATTCGCTCCAGCCGGGCCACGTACCCGGTGCTCGCGGTGAGTTCGACGAAGGCAACCCCACGATCCGTGGCCGCCTTCGCCAGCGCCGGATCCTCCGATCCCGCCGCGTTCACCACGACATCCACATCGGACACTGCCGGACCGAGCGACCCGGGGACCGTCAGGTCCACCACGCGGTCGGCGCGCAGGCGGTCCCGGCCGGCGGCGATCGCGGTCACCTCGCGTGCCGCCAGCTCCGTCATCACCCGGGCGCCGACCGCGCCGTACCCGCCCAACACCAGTACTCGCATACCAGGATTATGCCGCCGGGGTAAGACAATTCAGCGGCGCAAGGTGAGATCACTGACCACGGCGGCATGATCGCTGTAGAACGCACCCGGTCCGTGCCCGCGCATCCGCTCGTCCACCACCAACGACCCGCGCACGTCAAACGGCCCGCGGGCGAAGGTGAAGTCGATCCGCTGCTCGGTGATCAGCCGCTCGGCCGGCAACGGGCTCCAGGTCGTGCCCGGTGCGGCGCAGGTGTCCGGGTTCGCCGCCCGGTAGGTGTCCACGAACCCGGCCGCGGTGACGACCTCGGTGGCCCGTAACGGATAACTCATCCCGAAGTGGTTCGGGCAGTTCGCCCAGCGCGAACGCCAGTCGGCGGCGGGCAGGGTGTTGAAGTCGCCACCGATCAGCACCGGGTCGGTGTTCCCGGCCAGGATCCTCGGCAACTGGTGCTCGATGATGTCGGTGACGTACTCGGTCTGCGCCCGTTCGGCCCGCGCCACCTCCCCGGCCGGGTGCCGTGGCTCCAGCCCGGCCCGGATGCCCGCCGCGTTCTCGTCGATCAGGTATCCGTTCCACGGGTTGGTGTACGGCAACCACACCGAGAACAGGTTCACCTCGCCGCGCCCCGGAACCCACACCCGGGCGCCGCCGAAATGGAAGTCGGTGACCTGCCCACCAGAGGGCTTCGGGTAGACCTCGGTCACCGGGAAGCGGGTGAACAGCCACAGGTTGTCCTGGCCGTCCGGGCGATCGGTGACCCGCACGCCGGTGTAGCGGCCCTTACCGGCACGCCTGCTCAGCGCCCGCTCGATCTCGTCGCCGGAACCGTAGGTCTCCACGCTGAAGAACACGTCCGGGCGCAGCGCGACCACCTGGTCCAGCAGGTTCGCCAGGTTGCGCTCGTCCGGCTCCCGCCCGCCATGGAAGATGTTCCAGGTCAGCACCCGGATCCCGGGTCCGTGCCCCGCGCTCGCCACCGGGGTCAGGGTCACCGCCAGCAGGACGGCGACCAGCAATGCCTTACCGAGTCTCATGGCCCGCCATCCAACCGGTACCGAGCGAACGGTGGATGACCCGAAAGTAGCCAGGACGTCCCCCGCCGGGTGGCGCCGCCGCATATGAGTACACTGAGCAACGGACCCCGCGCGGCGTCCACCCTGTGAACCTCCCCAGGGCCGGAAGGCAGCAAGGATAAGCAGGCTCTGACGGGTGCGCGGGGTCCCCTACTGTCTTTGTGGGCGCGGGTCCGGCGGTGTCGGGGGCGGCCGGTACTCTCGGCGCGTGGCATTAGCGCTGTACCGCAAGTACCGCCCGGCGAGCTTCGCCGAGGTCGTCGGGCAGGAGCACGTCACCGAACCGCTGCGCACCGCACTGGCCTCGCAGCGGATCAACCACGCCTACCTGTTCTCCGGCCCCCGCGGCTGCGGCAAGACCTCCAGCGCGCGCATCATGGCGCGCTCGCTGAACTGCGCGCAGGGACCGACCGCGGACCCGTGCGGCGAGTGCGGCCCGTGCAAGGCGCTGGCCCCGGAGGGCCCCGGCAGCGTGGACGTCACCGAGCTGGACGCCGCCAGCCACGGCGGGGTGGACGACGCCCGCGAGCTCCGGGACCGCGCCTTCTACGCCCCTGCCGAGTCGCGCTACCGGGTGTTCATCATCGACGAGGCACACATGGTCACCACGCAGGGTTTCAACGCCCTGCTCAAGATCGTCGAAGAGCCGCCGGAACACCTGATCTTCATCTTCGCCACCACCGAGCCGGACAAGGTGCTCACCACCATCCGCTCCCGGACCCACCACTACCCGTTCCGGCTGATCCCGCCGAGTTCCATGCGTGAGCTGCTGGAGCGCAATGTGGCCGCCGAGGGGATCGCGGTGGAACCCGCGGTCTACCCGCTGGTCGTGCGCGCCGGTGGCGGCTCGGCGCGGGACACCCAGTCGGTGCTGGACCAGTTGCTCGCCGGGGCGGGCCCGCAGGGGGTGACCTACGACCGGGCGGTCGCGTTGCTCGGGGTCACCGATGCCGCGCTGCTCGACGACATGATCGACGGGCTGTCCGCCGATGACGCGGGCGCGGTGTTCGGCACGGTGGAGCAACTCGCCGAGGCCGGACACGACCCTCGCCGGTTCGCCTCCGACCTGCTGGATCGGCTGCGCGATCTGGTGCTGCTGCGCTCGGTGCCGGAGGCGGCGAGCCGTGGCCTGGTGGCCGCGCCGGAGGAACAGCTGACCAGGATGCTCGGCCAGGCCGAACGGATCGGGCTGGGCACGCTGTCGCGCTACGCCGAGATCGTGCACGCAGGCCTGCTGGAGATGCGCGGGGCCACCGCGCCGCGACTGCTGCTCGAACTGCTGTGCGCCCGGATGCTGCTGCCCGCCGCCTCCGAGGGCGAGGCCGCGGTCCTGCAGCGCCTGGAACGTCTCGAGCGCAGGGCGAGCGCGACCGGGCCCGCGCCGCAGCAGGCCCAGGCCGCGCAGGCCCAGGTGGCGGCCCAGGAGGCCCCGGCGCCGCCGGAGAACCGCTTCCAGCGGCCCTCGCAGCGGGCCGCCGCGGCGGAACCGGCCCCGAGCCCGCCGCCGCGGACCGCGCCCGAGCCGCAGGCTCCCGCGGCGCAGACTCCCCAACCCCCCGAACCGGAACCCGCCGAGCCGGCGTCCGCGGAACCCGCCGCGGGCTCCGGCGGCCTGGACGCGGCGGCCGTGCGGCGGGTCTGGTCGGACCTGCTGACATCCATCCGCAAGACCAGCCGCAGCACCGAGGCCATGCTCACCAACGCGACCGTGCAGAGCGTGGACGGCTCCACGGTCGTGCTCGCGCACACCGCCGAACCGCTGGCCAGGCGCCTTTCCGAGCCGCGCAACGCCGAGTTCATCGCCGCCGCACTGCACGACGTGCTCGGTGGGACCTGGCAGGTGCGCTGCGTGCACGGCGGGGGCAGTGCCGGTGGCCAGGCCCGCTCGGCACCGCAGCGGAACAACCCGCCGCCCCAGCCACCGGCCCCGCAACGCCCCGAGCCCGAGCCCGAGCCGCGCAAGGAGACGCCACCACCGGAACCGGAGGCGGAGCGACCCGCGCCGCCGAAGCCGGCCACCGGCGAGCCGGACATCCCGCTGCCCCCCGAGCCCACCGACGACGAAACCGCCTACGCGGAGCACGGAGGCCCCGCCCCGGAAACGTCGCCGAGCCGATCGGACACCTCGGCCGACCCGGAAGCGGCCGCGCACAGGCTGCTTTCCGAACAGCTCGGTGCGCGACCGCTGAACTAGGTACTCAGCCCGCGACGCACCGCATGGCGCGGCCACACGAGTGCGGCGAGTGCCCCCGCCGCCCACGAAGGCGCGAGGATCTCGCCGCCTGAACCAACGCCCGTTCGGCGTCCACCACGGAGGTCAGCGGACTGATCCGGGGCAGCATCCGCGGATCCAGTCCGCGCGCTGCCTCGTCACGGTGACGTGCCTGGTCGGTCCGCTGGTGCGGATCATCGGTTCGTTCATGGCGGCCACGCTAAGGTTGATTCCGGCCGCTTTGTGACCTGTTTAGCAGTCAGGCTGGCTTCCATGGCGAACACGAGCGCACGCATGCTGCAACTGCTCTCCCTGCTGCAGACCCACCGGTACTGGCCGGGCGGCGAACTGGCCGGTCGGCTGGAGGTCAGCGAGCGGACCCTGCGCCGCGATGTCGACCGGCTCCGTGACCTGGGCTACCCGGTCGACGCCAGCCGCGGGGTCGCCGGCGGGTACCAGCTCAGGTCGGGTGGCGCGATGCCGCCGCTGCTGCTGGACGACGAGGAGGCGGTGGCCATCGCGGTCGGCCTGCGTACGGCGGCCGGCGGCGCGGTGGACGGCATCGAGGAGACCTCGGTACGCGCCCTGACCAAGGTGATCCAGGTAATGCCGCCGCGGCTGCGCAGGCGGGTGGACGCGCTGCGGTCGTTCACCGTGCCCGCGGTACTCGGCGGCGGGCCGACGGTGGACGCGGTGGCGCTCACCGTGCTCGCCCAGGCCTGCCGGGACGACGAGCGGCTGCGATTCGACTACACGGCCCGGGACGGCAGTCGCACCACCCGCCTGGTCGAGCCGCACCGCCTGGTGTCCCTCGGCAGGCGCTGGTACCTGGTGGCCTGGGACGCCGAGCGGCACGACTGGCGTACCTTCCGGGTCGACCGGCTGGCCGACCCGGTCGTCACCGGGGCCACCTTCCGCCAGCGCGAGCTGCCCGCGCCGGACGCCGCGGAGTTCGTGCGGCAACGCCTCACCTCGCTACCCACCCGGTACCGGGTGGAGGTACGGGTCTGGACTTCGGTCGCCGAGGTGGAGCGGCTCGCGCGGTACGTGGGCGGCACGGTCGAGGCGGGCGAGGACGGCTCCTGCCGGTTGCGGATGAACGTCGACGAGTTGGAGTGGGCGGCGTTCATGCTGGCCTCGCTGGCCGCCGAGGCCGAGGTGATAGACCCGCCGGAGCTGGCGGACTTCCTGCGCGCCACCGGGGAGCGGTTCCGGCGCGCGGCCGGCACTCAGCGTCCCAGGTAGGCCAGGATCCCGGCGGCGATCGCCGCGGCGTAGCGCCGCCTGCCCTCGGCCGAGGACATCGCGGCGGCCTCCTCCGGGTTGCGCATGTTGCCGCATTCCACCAGGGCAGAGGGCCGGGTGGAGAGGTTCATCCCGGCGAGGTCGTCCCGGCCGGAGAGCCCGTGCTCGCCGAGGTAGTCGGCGACCGGGAAACCGGCATCGCGCATCCCCTCCCGCAGCGCCTCCACCAGCCGGAGGGTGGGTTCGCCCTGCGCCTCGTTCAGCGGTGGGGCGGAGTACGCGAGGTGGAAGCCGTGCGCGCCCGGGTCGGTGGCACCGTCGGCGTGGATGGACACGACCGCGTCCGCGTCGTGCTCGTTGCCGATCCGGGCCCGCTCGTGCACGCACGGGCCGACCCCGTCGTCCTCGGTGCGGGTGTAGGCGACCTCGATCCCGCGCTCGCCGAGTTGCTCACCGACCCGGCGCGCGACGTCGAGGTTGAACGCGTGTTCGGGGTAGCCGTCCTCGGTGGCGGTTCCGGTGGTGTTGCACGCCTTGCTCCGGCCCCGCCCCGCCGGCACCTGCCGGTTGATCGCGGCCGGATGGCTCGCGTTGCCGCCGTTGTGCCCCGGATCCAGCACGACCACCGGCGTGTTGGCCGCCCGCGTCGTCGTGTTGGCCGCCCGCGTCGGTGAGTTTGCCGCCCGCGTGCGCGAGTCGTCCGTTTCCGTTGGCGAGTTCGCCGCCTGCGGGGTTGCGGTGGGACCGCCCGGCTCCGGTGCGGAGCAGGCTCCCAACACCAGGCTCACGAGCAGCAACGACAGGCAGCGGCGCACGGTGACCACGGCTGACCACGCTGCCATACCGGCTGCGGCTAGGCTGGGAGGCACGTGCAAGCGAGTAGGCGGATCGGAACCGAAATCATGGCGCAACCCGGTGGTGGCATGCCCGACATGCAGCAAATCCTGCAGCAGGCTCAGCAGATGCAGGAGCAATTGGTCGCGGCGCAGGAGGAACTGGCGGCGACCGAAGTGACCGGCACCGCGGGCGGTGGCCTGGTGACCGCGACCGTGTCCGGAGGGATGGAGCTGAAGGGTCTCTCGATCGACCCGAAGGTCGCTGATCCCGAGGACACCGAGACCCTGGCCGACCTGGTGGTGGCCGCGGTGCGGGATGCGACCGCCAGCGCGCAGAAGCTCACCGAGGAGAAGCTGGGTCCGCTGGCCGGCGGCCTCGGTGGCGGAGGTGGCATGCCCGACCTGGGCAACCTCGGCCTTCCGGGGCAATAGGTTGTACGAGGGGGTAGTCCAGGACCTCATCGACGAGCTGGGGCGCCTGCCCGGCATCGGGCCGAAGGGCGCCCAGCGCATCGCCTTCCACCTGCTCGCGACCGACCCGGCTGATATCGCCCGGTTGCAGGAGATCCTGGGCAAGGTCAAAGAGGGCGTGCAGTTCTGCGAGGTCTGCGGCAACGTCTCCGAGCAGCAGCGGTGCCGGATCTGCCGGGACGAGCGACGCGACCCCGGCCTGCTCTGCGTGGTCGAGGAACCGAAGGACGTGCTCGCGGTGGAGCGCACCAGGGAGTTCCGCGGCCGGTACCACGTGCTCGGCGGCGCGCTGGATCCACTGTCCGGCATCGGGCCGGACCAGTTGCGGATGCGGGAGCTGCTGACCCGGATCGGCGCGGAGGAGGTCACCGAGGTGATCATCGCGACCGATCCGAACACCGAGGGCGAGGCGACCGCGACGTACCTGGTGCGGATGCTGCGCGACTTCCCCGGGCTGACCGTCACCCGCCTGGCTTCGGGCCTACCGATGGGCGGCGACCTGGAGTTCGCCGACGAGCTCACCCTCGGCAGGGCCCTCTCCGGCCGCCGCGCCCTCTGACCAGCTCCTAGCAGTAGCCGAGCTGGGTGAGGGTGTCCACGATGATCCGGCTCGGGTGGTAGCGGTCCAGTGTGGACTCGACGCGCCGCGTCTCGTAGGTGTTCAGGAAGTCGGAAAGCACCTCCGCGCGCAGCTCGGTGAGCACGATGTTGCTCCCGATGCCCTGCAGCCGCTCGGTGCGCTGCCGGTGGATCGCGCAGGGTAGCCCCAGGTAGGCGCATTCCTCCTGCAGCCCACCGGAGTCGGTCACCACGAACTGGGCCCGCGCCATCAATGGCAGGAACTGCAGGTAGCGCAGCTTCGGCTGGATGATGAACCGCTCGTCGTCGAACAGGCCCTCCAGCCCGAGCCGGGCGATCCGCTCCCGTTCCGGGCCACCGGCGAGGTACAGCACCGGCATCCGGGACGAGGCGTGCTCGCGCAGCATCTCGAGCACTTCCCGGTACTTGTCCCCC
Proteins encoded in this region:
- a CDS encoding saccharopine dehydrogenase; this encodes MRVLVLGGYGAVGARVMTELAAREVTAIAAGRDRLRADRVVDLTVPGSLGPAVSDVDVVVNAAGSEDPALAKAATDRGVAFVELTASTGYVARLERMTPAAPLLLSVGLAPGLTNLLAADLHTTEPGPIDLAVLLGAGERHGAAATEWTYGLLGRRFVDPAGGLVRNYSRPAGFELPGLGKRRLYRTDFADQHVLTRQLGVPVRTYFGLDSRLATAALAGLTWLPYAERAPRGVHFPGTDRWLIVARARNGTTRWAHGRNQSHATAVIGAMTAVATETLPAGVHHLHQLATLSDVPAGRGVKLGDSLG
- a CDS encoding endonuclease/exonuclease/phosphatase family protein, translated to MRLGKALLVAVLLAVTLTPVASAGHGPGIRVLTWNIFHGGREPDERNLANLLDQVVALRPDVFFSVETYGSGDEIERALSRRAGKGRYTGVRVTDRPDGQDNLWLFTRFPVTEVYPKPSGGQVTDFHFGGARVWVPGRGEVNLFSVWLPYTNPWNGYLIDENAAGIRAGLEPRHPAGEVARAERAQTEYVTDIIEHQLPRILAGNTDPVLIGGDFNTLPAADWRSRWANCPNHFGMSYPLRATEVVTAAGFVDTYRAANPDTCAAPGTTWSPLPAERLITEQRIDFTFARGPFDVRGSLVVDERMRGHGPGAFYSDHAAVVSDLTLRR
- a CDS encoding DNA polymerase III subunit gamma and tau; amino-acid sequence: MALALYRKYRPASFAEVVGQEHVTEPLRTALASQRINHAYLFSGPRGCGKTSSARIMARSLNCAQGPTADPCGECGPCKALAPEGPGSVDVTELDAASHGGVDDARELRDRAFYAPAESRYRVFIIDEAHMVTTQGFNALLKIVEEPPEHLIFIFATTEPDKVLTTIRSRTHHYPFRLIPPSSMRELLERNVAAEGIAVEPAVYPLVVRAGGGSARDTQSVLDQLLAGAGPQGVTYDRAVALLGVTDAALLDDMIDGLSADDAGAVFGTVEQLAEAGHDPRRFASDLLDRLRDLVLLRSVPEAASRGLVAAPEEQLTRMLGQAERIGLGTLSRYAEIVHAGLLEMRGATAPRLLLELLCARMLLPAASEGEAAVLQRLERLERRASATGPAPQQAQAAQAQVAAQEAPAPPENRFQRPSQRAAAAEPAPSPPPRTAPEPQAPAAQTPQPPEPEPAEPASAEPAAGSGGLDAAAVRRVWSDLLTSIRKTSRSTEAMLTNATVQSVDGSTVVLAHTAEPLARRLSEPRNAEFIAAALHDVLGGTWQVRCVHGGGSAGGQARSAPQRNNPPPQPPAPQRPEPEPEPRKETPPPEPEAERPAPPKPATGEPDIPLPPEPTDDETAYAEHGGPAPETSPSRSDTSADPEAAAHRLLSEQLGARPLN
- a CDS encoding helix-turn-helix transcriptional regulator; amino-acid sequence: MANTSARMLQLLSLLQTHRYWPGGELAGRLEVSERTLRRDVDRLRDLGYPVDASRGVAGGYQLRSGGAMPPLLLDDEEAVAIAVGLRTAAGGAVDGIEETSVRALTKVIQVMPPRLRRRVDALRSFTVPAVLGGGPTVDAVALTVLAQACRDDERLRFDYTARDGSRTTRLVEPHRLVSLGRRWYLVAWDAERHDWRTFRVDRLADPVVTGATFRQRELPAPDAAEFVRQRLTSLPTRYRVEVRVWTSVAEVERLARYVGGTVEAGEDGSCRLRMNVDELEWAAFMLASLAAEAEVIDPPELADFLRATGERFRRAAGTQRPR
- a CDS encoding N-acetylmuramoyl-L-alanine amidase encodes the protein MAAWSAVVTVRRCLSLLLVSLVLGACSAPEPGGPTATPQAANSPTETDDSRTRAANSPTRAANTTTRAANTPVVVLDPGHNGGNASHPAAINRQVPAGRGRSKACNTTGTATEDGYPEHAFNLDVARRVGEQLGERGIEVAYTRTEDDGVGPCVHERARIGNEHDADAVVSIHADGATDPGAHGFHLAYSAPPLNEAQGEPTLRLVEALREGMRDAGFPVADYLGEHGLSGRDDLAGMNLSTRPSALVECGNMRNPEEAAAMSSAEGRRRYAAAIAAGILAYLGR
- a CDS encoding YbaB/EbfC family nucleoid-associated protein, coding for MAQPGGGMPDMQQILQQAQQMQEQLVAAQEELAATEVTGTAGGGLVTATVSGGMELKGLSIDPKVADPEDTETLADLVVAAVRDATASAQKLTEEKLGPLAGGLGGGGGMPDLGNLGLPGQ
- the recR gene encoding recombination mediator RecR, with protein sequence MYEGVVQDLIDELGRLPGIGPKGAQRIAFHLLATDPADIARLQEILGKVKEGVQFCEVCGNVSEQQRCRICRDERRDPGLLCVVEEPKDVLAVERTREFRGRYHVLGGALDPLSGIGPDQLRMRELLTRIGAEEVTEVIIATDPNTEGEATATYLVRMLRDFPGLTVTRLASGLPMGGDLEFADELTLGRALSGRRAL